In a genomic window of Paracoccaceae bacterium:
- a CDS encoding FAD-binding oxidoreductase — protein MSRIEVSKLPVDPGPAAWNNILDAPQPACPLTQDVKSDWLVIGAGFAGLAAARRLSQLCPTDRIVVLEARRVADGPAGRNSGFMIDLPHDLTSSDYGGAVDHDMTLTSDNRYAIDFAAQMASDFGLGQQVFSQSGKVNGAATAKGDKHNRAYAKHLAAMGEPYELLNSDEMKALTGTSYYCSGLFTAGTAMIQPAAYVRGVAKGLSSNRVQIYENSPVIRLERNGTWTASTPSGSVKAAKVILAVNGHLNSFGYLKNQLMHVFTYASMTRTLTADESARLGGQSIWGLTPADPMGTTVRRISSLDGDRIVVRNRFTFEPSMEVTEDRMQSVKRDHDRAFQARFPMLHDVEMQYRWGGRLCLSRNNVSVVTELESDLYSACCQNGLGTTRGTLSGMLAAELATQTKSQRLDRALAAPAPTRLPPLFLTKPSAYALLKWQEMKAGAEL, from the coding sequence ATGAGCCGGATTGAGGTCAGCAAGTTACCCGTGGACCCTGGTCCGGCTGCATGGAACAATATATTGGATGCGCCACAGCCTGCCTGTCCGCTCACGCAAGATGTCAAATCTGATTGGTTGGTGATTGGTGCCGGCTTTGCCGGGTTGGCTGCCGCGCGGCGCCTTTCGCAACTCTGCCCGACCGATCGCATCGTCGTATTGGAAGCACGCCGCGTCGCAGACGGACCAGCAGGGCGAAACTCCGGGTTCATGATCGACCTGCCGCATGATTTGACATCTTCCGACTATGGCGGCGCTGTGGACCATGATATGACCCTCACCTCAGACAATCGTTACGCTATTGATTTTGCCGCGCAAATGGCGTCCGATTTCGGGCTGGGACAGCAGGTCTTCAGTCAGAGCGGAAAAGTAAACGGCGCGGCAACCGCAAAAGGCGACAAGCACAACCGGGCGTACGCCAAACACCTCGCGGCCATGGGTGAGCCGTATGAGCTGTTGAACAGCGACGAAATGAAGGCCCTGACCGGCACCAGCTATTACTGCAGCGGACTGTTCACGGCCGGAACCGCCATGATTCAGCCTGCAGCCTATGTGCGTGGCGTCGCCAAGGGATTGTCGTCAAACCGGGTGCAGATTTATGAGAACAGCCCCGTGATCCGATTGGAACGGAACGGCACTTGGACAGCAAGCACACCAAGCGGTTCGGTGAAGGCGGCAAAAGTAATTCTCGCCGTGAACGGGCATCTCAACAGTTTCGGATATCTGAAAAACCAATTGATGCATGTCTTCACCTACGCATCAATGACCCGGACACTTACTGCAGATGAATCTGCAAGGCTCGGGGGTCAGTCGATTTGGGGGTTAACACCGGCTGATCCCATGGGGACGACGGTACGCCGGATCTCCAGCCTTGACGGTGATCGCATTGTCGTGCGCAATCGCTTTACCTTTGAGCCAAGTATGGAGGTCACGGAAGATCGCATGCAGTCAGTCAAACGGGATCATGATCGCGCATTTCAAGCACGCTTCCCAATGCTGCATGACGTGGAGATGCAATATCGCTGGGGTGGGCGCCTTTGTCTTAGTCGTAATAACGTCAGTGTCGTAACAGAATTGGAAAGCGATCTTTATTCGGCTTGCTGTCAGAATGGACTAGGCACAACACGCGGCACGCTGTCCGGAATGCTGGCGGCGGAACTCGCCACACAGACAAAATCCCAGCGTCTTGACAGGGCGCTTGCAGCGCCGGCCCCCACCAGACTCCCCCCATTATTCTTAACGAAACCCAGCGCATATGCGCTTCTCAAATGGCAAGAAATGAAAGCAGGCGCAGAACTGTAG
- a CDS encoding trimethylamine methyltransferase family protein, with amino-acid sequence MNVEAVGKTRRGRGARKAVRQKRDINMLPALKRGIPLVEPMSAEQVARIDGASLAILEDVGVVFRDPVALADWRRAGADVRGETVHLDRGLIRELIRSIPASFTYNARNPVNNLPFGNDHSIFVPMTGAPYLRDLDDKRRNPTLDDLANFHKLSHMLPAIHSSAHHIVEPYDHPISQRHLRITYSSMKHSDKTFMGMTTSPKNAEDVMEMCAILFGQEFMMNNPVVTGNCNGNSPLVWDETMLGAMRAFARYNQPVLCSPFVLGGANTPAGVAPTVAQLNAEALSGLAYTQVVQKGTPAIYGHYLSTVSMKSGAPMAGTPEISLMNMMIGQMARYYDVPWRTSNTLGGAKTFDAQAGYESASTMMAVLMSGANYIWHSAGWNEAGMHCSMAKFIVDAEQCAMGHRMVSGINWNDFEEALQAVRDVGPGGHYLGHPHTLENFQQAFFMPEMFDNNSIEQWEADGAVEINKRALTRARDLLNEYEEPKLDPAVDEALLDYIARREREIPPADALNQDH; translated from the coding sequence ATGAACGTTGAAGCCGTAGGAAAAACCCGGCGTGGACGCGGTGCGCGCAAGGCAGTGCGTCAAAAACGCGACATCAATATGCTGCCCGCACTGAAACGTGGTATTCCTCTGGTGGAGCCCATGAGTGCAGAGCAAGTCGCACGGATTGACGGCGCATCCCTTGCCATACTCGAAGATGTTGGTGTCGTTTTTCGCGATCCTGTAGCGCTCGCGGACTGGAGACGTGCCGGCGCTGATGTGCGTGGTGAAACCGTGCATCTGGATCGTGGCCTGATCCGCGAATTGATCCGCTCCATCCCGGCAAGCTTTACTTATAACGCGCGTAACCCGGTAAATAACCTGCCCTTTGGCAATGACCACTCGATCTTTGTGCCGATGACAGGGGCTCCCTATCTGCGCGACCTCGATGACAAACGTCGCAACCCTACGCTTGATGATCTCGCAAATTTCCACAAACTCAGCCATATGCTGCCTGCGATCCATTCGTCCGCGCATCATATTGTCGAACCTTACGACCATCCGATCAGCCAACGACATTTACGCATCACCTATTCATCGATGAAGCACTCGGACAAGACGTTCATGGGCATGACCACCAGCCCCAAGAACGCGGAGGACGTTATGGAGATGTGCGCTATTCTGTTTGGCCAGGAGTTCATGATGAACAACCCGGTTGTGACAGGTAATTGCAATGGCAACTCGCCTCTGGTCTGGGATGAAACCATGCTCGGCGCGATGCGTGCTTTCGCAAGATACAATCAACCTGTGCTGTGCTCACCCTTTGTCCTGGGGGGGGCCAACACACCTGCTGGTGTGGCACCCACCGTGGCGCAGTTGAACGCCGAAGCGCTGAGCGGTTTGGCCTACACGCAAGTCGTCCAGAAGGGCACACCCGCAATCTATGGGCATTACCTTTCCACCGTTTCAATGAAGTCTGGTGCTCCGATGGCGGGCACGCCCGAGATCAGCCTGATGAACATGATGATTGGCCAGATGGCACGGTATTATGACGTTCCGTGGCGGACCTCGAACACGTTGGGTGGTGCCAAGACCTTTGATGCACAAGCGGGATATGAAAGTGCCAGCACGATGATGGCTGTGCTGATGTCGGGCGCAAACTACATTTGGCACTCGGCTGGATGGAACGAAGCAGGTATGCACTGTTCGATGGCGAAATTCATCGTGGACGCGGAGCAATGCGCCATGGGCCACCGGATGGTTTCAGGTATCAATTGGAACGATTTCGAAGAGGCGTTGCAGGCCGTGCGCGACGTTGGCCCTGGCGGGCACTATCTTGGGCATCCACATACCTTGGAAAACTTCCAACAGGCGTTTTTCATGCCTGAAATGTTTGACAACAATTCTATCGAGCAATGGGAGGCGGATGGTGCTGTGGAGATCAATAAGCGTGCACTCACAAGGGCGCGTGATCTGCTCAATGAATATGAGGAACCCAAACTTGATCCAGCAGTAGATGAGGCGCTGCTAGACTATATTGCGCGCAGGGAACGTGAAATACCCCCCGCAGACGCGTTGAATCAGGACCACTAG